The sequence below is a genomic window from Hyperolius riggenbachi isolate aHypRig1 chromosome 7, aHypRig1.pri, whole genome shotgun sequence.
TATTGAAGGgaatctgagcacctctcatgggtatgcctttaaagagactctgaccagtactgcaaagtacttaaagatgcatacctttctgtagcttgtgatcAGCTCTttaatttgatgcctgaatcgccagtCTACaacaaatagttttcattcgatttcaatttaaaaattgcagctgccatcttcgctatgttataacttccgggtcacccctatcttctctgttagagaagtgcatcactgaatgaagcaggaagaggaagtgacacgcatggccattgcaagagactCCTCCAGAggtgtcatagcacgactttgttggaaagtaaaggcatacccataagaggtgctcggagtccctttaaatatcggTTGTTGATTGAAATGTGCTATGCCCCTTTAATTATCTTCTGGTTATATCGCATCTTCACCATTAATAAAGACTAAAGTGTCTCTCACCATCACAAACAAATATGAATAAAAGGTGCAACACTCTCTTGGAAATGATAAAATATTACATATGAAGATACACTTTTCAGTTGAAGAGCTTAATGATCAGAAATTGTATACAAATGAGAACCTCTCTTTTAAGAACTTTTATTTTAATACAGTCCTGGTTATCCAAAAGTCAGCTAACCAGCAATcttaaccaaccagcacaaatcgctggCACTACTCACAGTGCTGAagaccaacttcttaggctgtttgtgggctctgctatgCTCTTGCAATACCTGTATTTAATAGTGTTCATGGTATATATACAGGTATAgagagagtggggtatagtactgtattaactAGGCCTATTTATAACAATTATTGAGTCTCAAAcagccagaaagcacacttatccggccCTGTCTGTGCAGGATAACTAAGACTCTACTGTACTAAAGTTATTAATGTTTCAATTACATTACCTCTGCAAATGTTTTAACTGATTACTAATAATAGACTCCATTAAATTGTGCATGAAGTTGTCGAATTCTACACAGTAAAAAACTTTGATGATACAGTTAATCTGTGTTGCAAAGAGCTAgatgagggaacagaggaggagaatgttgtgataAGAGGGTATGCTGCAGCCAATAGATAACCACTGCAGGAGAAGGGAGGACCATGTGTGGTATTTATAAAGcctgggacctggagaggtaaagCACCAGGTACTTTATTCAGAAGGTCATTGAGAACATCCACAGCAGCCATCATGGTCCATTTCACAGATGCAGAAATAAAAGCAATCCATGGTGCCTGGAACAAGATAAACCATTCTGTTTTCGGAGGAGAAGCTCTTGCCAGGTATTTAGCAGGAAGTCAATACATTAAAATAACACATTTGTATACACACAATGTGTTTAGTTTAATGATAATAGTTTATCTTGTGTTTATACCATGTCTGATATAAAATAGGCATGATGGAGAATTTTTAtgattaatacattttatttagggCTTTCTAatacatcaattttttttttaaaaaaaagtgtattcacTGAAATATTTGTTCCCTTTATCTCATCAGGCTTCTCATTTGTTACCCATGGACCCGgaggtatttcagtggttttGGAAACATCGGCTCTCCTGATGCCATCTGCCACAACACCAAGGTGCTAGCCCATGGCCAGACGGTGCTCGCCTCAGTTGGAGAAGGCTTGGCTCACCTGGACAACCTCAAAGGACACTATGCCAAGCTGAGCCAGCACCACTCAGAGACACTTCATGTAGATCCAGCTAACTTTAGGGTATGTTTTAtaatgatatatgtatatattatattatttaacTAACGGAAGCAGAGTCATCCAGAATGCAAATTAAATGCACATATGTTTATAAttataggcaggggcgtagcaatagggggtgcagaggtagcgactgcatcggggcccttgggccagaagggccctccctcaactacagttaaagctccctattggtcctgtgctcataataatcacttctatacatactttgaatagtggtaatcattaacaaactgttccccattcccctcttgcacctctgacactgtcgttgctattggcaggttttggtgcaccgtatcaattgttatgtgtagagtacttaggggggccccattgtaaaacttgcatcggggcccacagctccttagctacgccactgattatagGCAGGGTCATCATAAGGCAACATACACTATTGCTGGACTATTTCATAAATAGTGCAAAGTACAGAAATTGAATATAGCCAACATGTACTACATTTGTCATGTTTATTAAACAGGCCAGGTCGTGTGCTACCCT
It includes:
- the LOC137525664 gene encoding hemoglobin subunit beta-2-like, with product MVHFTDAEIKAIHGAWNKINHSVFGGEALARLLICYPWTRRYFSGFGNIGSPDAICHNTKVLAHGQTVLASVGEGLAHLDNLKGHYAKLSQHHSETLHVDPANFRLFADVLLVNLAHELHEAFNPDVHAAFVKAFSAIADALSRGYH